In a single window of the Biomphalaria glabrata chromosome 5, xgBioGlab47.1, whole genome shotgun sequence genome:
- the LOC106051782 gene encoding uncharacterized protein LOC106051782 has protein sequence MKQSLLFCLGFLVGLQAQEDYTEPTVLFNEEPMTMPIPMPRLSLQSMPRLRPIDLLKKLKSKEDIIRPYHLTTKDKPTLVRPADRKKPKLDLLDDQDKQRLVYSADQDEHRLGFFADQNKPELDRFN, from the exons ATGAAACAAAGTTTACTTTTCTGTTTAGGGTTTCTGGTTGGTCTCCAAGCACAGGAAG atTATACTGAGCCAACAGTACTATTTAATGAGGAGCCTATGACAATGCCTATACCAATGCCCAGACTTTCTCTCCAAAGTATGCCCAGACTCAGACCAATTG aTTTATTAAAGAAACTCAAGTCCAAAGAAGACATAATTAGGCCATATCATCTAACTACAAAAGACAAGCCTACACTAGTACGTCCCGCTGACAGAAAGAAGCCTAAACTAGACCTCCTAGATGACCAAGACAAGCAGAGACTAGTCTATTCAGCTGACCAAGACGAACACAGACTGGGCTTTTTTGCTGATCAAAACAAGCCAGAACTAGACAGGTTCAACTAG